From the genome of Cytophagia bacterium CHB2:
AGTCTGCGCTATGATTGGGGCGGCGTGTGGGTCGACCGCCGAGACACCTCTTACCGCAAGATTCGCAATGGCGCCGGCCTCGCTCTCGCGCTGGATACCCCTCTTGGCCCGTTCGGCGTGGCCTTTGGCTTGTTCGAAGGCCGGCAGAAGCGTGTGTATGTTCAGCTCGGGCACGCCTTCTAACGCTGCCGAAATCTCCTCTTGACAAAGTTTATCCTCTTTTGCATTGTGATGCCGTGAATCTGCCGGGGCCGGCTGCAAAATTTTTAGCGCCCGCCTCCCAAGTCGCTCACCTTCCCAAAAGCCTCATCTGCCATCATGAATCGCCTCGTCAATGTCGCTAGCCGCGACGATATTTTTCCCCAATATCGGAGCTCCCCCATTGCGCTGCTGCTGGAATATCATAATCTCAATCGCCCGCTGGAAACCTACACACAAGCCCAGCTTTTGATCGGCATGTGTATGGATAATCGCAAGCATCTGCAAATCCCCGATAACTTTGCTTATATCATTCGCGCTGGCGGGGCCAATTTGCGCTACAGCGAATTCAAAGTTTCCTATGCTATTGCCATCGGCGGAGTGAAATACATCGCCCTTATCGGGCACAATCAATGCGGCATGGTGAATTTGACGGCGAGAAAAGAAGCCTTCATTCAGGGGTTGGTGCAGAATGCCGGTTGGGAGGACGCGTGGGCGGAGGATCATTTCATGCACTTTTCTCCC
Proteins encoded in this window:
- a CDS encoding carbonic anhydrase, which encodes MNRLVNVASRDDIFPQYRSSPIALLLEYHNLNRPLETYTQAQLLIGMCMDNRKHLQIPDNFAYIIRAGGANLRYSEFKVSYAIAIGGVKYIALIGHNQCGMVNLTARKEAFIQGLVQNAGWEDAWAEDHFMHFSPMFEIGNEIDFILSEAKRLRLRYPKIQIAPMLYRVEDNRLYLIREDEAAP